A stretch of DNA from Augochlora pura isolate Apur16 chromosome 8, APUR_v2.2.1, whole genome shotgun sequence:
CTGTAACTCCCAGTTACATCGCGCAGGTAACCTGTAATCATTTTTCGTCCAGATAATGCCACAATCTATGATGATCACTGACTAGAGACGCGCAGAAAACGATACCTCAGCTGAGACTACCATGCAGAAACCAAGAGCACCTTCGAACTTATTAACttgtaacattaaataaatcaaagcaTCTTACAATTCTATATTGTACTGTGGATTAAATACCTGCTAAAGGCGGAATAGAGATAGCTCCGACGCTTTGGAACATCCTAACGAGACCGTAGGTCGAGGATATTTTGTCGGTGCCGTATTGGTCAGCAAGAAGGACGGGAACTAAGAGAAACCAACAACCCAGGCACAGTCCGTACATGCCAACTGAGCATGCTAACACGTAGAACGAGTGGGCCATCGGAATCGCTAGCACAGCTACACCAGCACCCACGACACTGTTAAATAGAGCCAAAAAATAACTCAATAAATCATACAATCGATCCTCTTACAAGCAAATGCGTAAAATCAATCCACTGTAGACACAATGTAGGAAATTTAACTGacattcaataaaattttaatgaatggCTATAGACACCTTTAAGATGGAATTAGCGACTATAGATCACCTTTGACCTTATCTGGGCAACCGAGTGTCTATTTCTATAcgttctttaataatatttctgtggGAATGTCGCAGTACTTTTTCATTATTGAGAttctaatacaataaatttaaaatattaagtttcTACAGTTTGATGATCATCATTTGGAGCTCGGTACTAAATGATACGAAGTCTCGTTGTTCAAACCCTAAAAACAACTATTACTGTCGAAAGAAGAGTTGTTAAAATACCTTCCGATGTATCCTTTCCGTCGGTCAAATAACTGCAAGTCCGAGAGCCAACCAAGTCCGAGTCTTCCGCACAAGTCAAGGGCAGCGGAAATGGCGACAAGGTATCCGGCTTCAGACTTGGTGTAGCCAGCCGCGTGAACATACGCCGGAAGATAGTACAGCATGTATGGACTTCCAGTCGACATGAGGCTGACCGAAATACACATCATGATGAATTGCGGATTTTTCAATAGAGACAAATCAATATATTGCATTATCCTCTGCACAATGGTCTTCGGTTCCTCGGGTAGAACTTGCGGTTCGGTCTGAGGAGGCTGACAGACCGCCGTGATCGAGGATCGCAACGATTTCAACGACGATCTAGCTTTATACACGCACGTGGAGTCAGTTGACAGATCCTCGACGCTGTGCAATATACTGGAGCTTCGTATCTTCGAGATCGGTTTCATCCTGAGACATTCGCCAATCACGTCCTTCTCTTCCTCGCTGTCAGTCAGCTCAACCGCCACCACGCCGTTCTGATGGAACAATTCATTCAACAAATTATGCTTGGTAGTGGAGTCGTGGTTCGCAAATATCAAGTCCAGCTTCTGCTGCTTTGCCGCTTCCAATTCTTTCGCGGTCGGTGCGCTTTCAACCTTCTCGACCACGATGTCCAGCGTTTCCGGAGCGTAATTGTTTTCAAGGGGCCGGTATAAGGTCGCGCTCACACATACATGAAGCATGCAACCGCCCAGAAGCAAGATCGTCCCATGGAAGCCGAAGCTTTCCACGAGAATCTCGATCAGAAGCGGAAACACGAAACTGCCGGCGGCGGTACCGGAAACGCAGATCCCGTTCGCCAGGGCTCGGTGCTTATCGAAGTATTGTGAGACGATGATGATGCCTGGCGTCGTCGACAGACCGCCACCGATAcctgattaaaaaaatcattaacaGATTATGCCCCCTTGCATATATTTCTCTCTGAAAAAATTTCCGCTAAAGTAGATAGGTATTTGCCATCGTTACGTCAACTGTAACAACGTTCGGGAAACGTTGCAGTCATCTTTCAAAGGGCCAAGGCTTACGATAGTCGCGACAGCAATGATTACGTAACTCTTGGTATTTTCCCGTGAGTTTGCAACTGTAGAATTTGGGTAAATACGAAGTAGTCGATACTGAGGTTTTGacaaaattccataaaaccGGAACGTAATTCTAGACCATTCGGGAGATCCATCATCGACCGCTGTATAAAACTTGCGAACGACCCAAGGAAAAATGTCTTGCTTGTAGGAAAAGCGATATTTCTGTTCCGCGACAAATGTGTCGAAACAGatatctgtatttaattacacaaaataattGGTTGCACcatcatttacaattttctatttccaatGATTCGCATCCAGACCTGTTACGTAACGAGACGCGTTGCACAGATATACATACAACGTTCGAAATGCATATACGAGACAATCCGACCAGTGTGTTACGAAACATACAGGCGTACTCGGTTCCGATCACAGAGTACACCTCCACGTTTTCACAGCGTCGTATTCGAAAGGCTGGACAAACCTGTTAAAACTCCAAAAGTAAAAAAGAGGTGTATCAAGCTCGTGGCAAAGTAACTTAGAGTTAGTCCTAAAGCGCAGAACAATCCTCCGATGAAGACGACCGCTCGACAGCTGTACTTCTGGCAGAGTATGCTCGTCACGGGTGCTAGAATATCGAACAAAACATTGAATCCTAGCTAGGGATCCTTATCATCGCAATTTTGTAGCATCAACTCGTTCACTTTCCAGTCctcccgagagagagagagagagagagagaatcggcCAATTTCGAAGCCTACAAAAGGGCTGGCTTACTGATTCGAAAAAATTCGGACCGACTAACGAAATCCTTTTATTACCACGAGCCACGCGCGTTAGTCACCGATTTACATGTAAAACTCCGCGTGACCTAGATACAAGTCGAAGGACAGTGAACGTGTTAAGTGTACCGAAAGCGTTCCCGAGTCCACACCCTGGAAACTGAACGCGTCGATCCTTCTGGATCGATTCAAGGATTACTCACCAAGCGCTAGACAGAGGCAAGACAAAATAGCCGGTATCCAGGACGCGACGGCGGCCGAGGAGTCCTTGAACGTCTCCATGACCTCGACATAAAGGACCCCGTACGACTTGACTAGTCCAGCTACCCAGAACTGGACGAAGAAAGCCCCGAACACGATCACCCATCCGTAACCGCCGTCGAGTGGGACGTAGGTGATGTTCCTGGGTTTCTTAGCCTcgttcctcttcctcttcttggCAGCAGAGCATCTCGTCGAGCGTAACTCGCGCGACTTTGCGATTAACGGTCTGGCGGTCAGGCTCGATATCGTCAGAAGATTGTCGTTGTCCTCGTCCTCGATGGTTTCCGGGCTCTGCAGATGAGGTGGTACGACCGGCGTCGAGGTGGCCGTCGCCTGCACTGACAACGAGGCCGGCCTCTTCGGTGACGGCACGCCTGTGCTCAGGTCGAACACGGGCGCCGAGTGTATGGACAACAGCGAGCCCAGCTGATTCTGTTGATTCATATTCTCGTCGATGCCGGTCGTGACGACCATCTCCTGCGACGCTGTCGCACAGGCGACAGGATCACACTCGACCGAATCCTGGAGGCTCCATTCTCGTGGTAACGACATATTTCAGTGGCTTCGTTCACAATAGGGGGACCGTAATACATTGGAGTTACGTTACTTGGCCTCTCTTCGCTCACTGGACTTggcaaaattgttttctatccTCTGCCACCTTTCTCGCAACCAGGACGAACAACACTATTAACGTCGTGCGCTAATCGCTCACCGGTTGTCTTGGTACCCtgcgtttctctttctttagTTTCTTTCCACGTTCTCCACGGACTCTGCCCTTCGAAGCCGTCCCGAGGTGTACACCCTCTACGTACCACCCTTTCTTGCTCTCTGTCTACGTTCCCGCTCTTCGTCCCCCGTTTCAATTTCGGATTACCAGCCCGACGTCCTGCTTCTCACCATTTACACGTTCCCCAGGATTCTCCTGACTCGGACTAAGGGCACTTGGTAAATAACCGAGATGAAAGTGGTGCGCACGCAGGGAGGTCGCCACCGAATGGAAACTTACGGGATCGATAGCCACCACCGACGCACTGGCATCTCGCGGTAGTCACCACCACGTGGCCTCCTGAACAATACAAGGGGGTTATCGGTTTGTTGTCCTGCGGTCGACCCACTTTTCCGCAACCGCCGTTGCTTTAATTGCTCCCGATCGGATGATCTCTGCGAGCCACTGATTTCCGATCCCGATTGCCATCGTCGCGATCGACGGTCAATATTAAGGGGGTTGGATGATCATGACGAGAGGTCGTTACGGAGAAGCCTCGTTTGTCATTAAATGCTTCAATAATGCTTCTTTAAATTTCCCACTCCCACGTTGATACCAATGCAAAGTTTATTGCTGACGATGAGATTAGCGAACGATCGGTTAAATTACTCAATCGCTAAACTTGACAATGATTCCCAGAAGCGTTTCCCTGCACGCGGCTTCCCCGATCGATCGCGTTGCTGCAACCGATCGAATCGTCGATATTCGAGAAACAAAAGGGGAGACCCGATGTATGGCCGAAAGCGGCCGTAATGAtccgttgaaaaaaaaatacaaaaacagCCGAAAATCGCGATAGTGGGGACGGAGACTGTGCGCAGCATCCGAACGGATCAATGAGTCCCCGAGTTCTGTCTCGCAGATCCACCTTCGCGCTCGACGTTGACGCTGGTCGTCCGTTTCTAGGGAATCTCGGCAAGGGCGTGAACCGTTTTCCAAATGAGTCGAATCGTCGACTCCACGGTAATTGCGTGAACGGTCTCTGGCTGGACTCCGATCGGTacgttcgattttatttacacgGAGCCAATAACAAGCAAAAATTTTAGTTCACGTTAGAATCTCGTATTATCGAGAATATTGACGGTAATCATTATTGGAAACCGATcaacaataattttgctataataGCGGTATTCTTAACCAACTTCTACCGATTTCGTTCCCTTAGCGTTTGATAGACAGCATAGAATGTATTGTTCCTTGTAGATCGACCCCCCAGCAATGGCGAAATACGAAGGAGCCTTATTATTCCTCCTCCTAATTGTTTTGAACGACGAAATCTACAATGGGCAAGCCGAGTTCCAGGCCAACAATCCCACCCTCTTCAACATCGGCGCTGTATTGTCGAACGAGAGCAGAGCCCATTTCGAGCAGAAAATCAAAGTAAGTAATACGCGGGGATGTGTTGTCCTCGAGGCGGGTCCATTAGAATGGAATTCCTTAAAGAACATTCGATACCCGCCccttattcgaatatttcagtTTATAAAACCTTGACACGCGTCCAATAACTGACCACCCGCTGATCGGGTGTATTCGTCACAATCGCATGAAATACGAATTTAAGAATGTGCTTTCagaggagaaataattttaatactttctttcgATGCTTTTGTCACTGTAGACATTGTTCATTTTGCATGAAAACCTTCTCCGGTTGGGAACGGATTGATCACAAGAGACAATGTTGATTCGTTTCAGAACTTAAACTTAGACTCGAAATACGTCCGGAAAGGAGTGTCCTACACGCACACAGTGATCCAGATGGACTCGaatccaattaaaatggcaCTGAGCGTGTGCAATTACTTGATCGCGAAGAGGGTGTACGCGGTGGTGGTCTCTCACCCCCTGACCGGAGACTTGTCGCCGGCAGCTGTATCCTACACGAACGGATTCTACCACATACCCGTTATCGGCATATCGTCGAGAGACTCGGCGTTCTCCGACAAAGTGAGTCGACCCGTTCACCCTTTAATCTCCATAAAACCAAGATCCTGACGACATTGAAATCTTCCAACCTTCTGGCTGGAAATAATACCAGCCTTGAGTCGAATATGGCTTGCGGACATTGCGAATCGTAACCGCGATAATGACGAATCCTTACGCAAAATGCTGCTTGAATAATTCATGGATACAGGTTTCAAGGACCTCATTAAGGCATCGAGAGACTCTTAAAGCttcaattcaaataattgcatttcatACCAAGTTTGTTTCTTGTTGAAGATGATTTTTTAAGATTGTTGCCATTAGAACCaagtaaatgattaattacACTTTGCGatataataaacgaaaattcgtcCAAGTTGCCGCAAATAAGATTTCCAAGTAATACCTCCACTACGTCAGCATCGCATTATCGGAATTATTACGTGACACGTGCCAAAGATTTATTCTACGTTTACGAATTCTGAGGCAGGATGTAAACGTCCGTATGATATACAGCAGATTTTTACATGTTTCAGAACATTCATGTTTCTTTCCTGCGCACGGTACCGCCTTACTCGCATCAGGCAGACGTGTGGGTGGATCttctgaaacattttaattatttgaaggtGATCTTCATCCACAGCTCCGACACCGATGGCCGGGCTTTGCTCGGCCGGTTTCAGACCACCTCGCAAAACTTAGATGCAGATGTAGAGATTAAAGTTCAGGTAGGTCTACACAAAGGAGAGCATATTGCTATCTTGTCTAGGAACAATGGTATACTTGTACTCCTCGTTAGAATAGTAAAGAGTTGGCTATCAAAGAAAAGATTTACGAAACATTGTTCCCAACAGGTGGACCCCATCATCGAGTTCGAACCAGGTCTGGAAAATTTCACACAACAGCTGATAGACATGAAATTGGCGCAATCCAGAGTGTGTTTGCTGTATGCGTCGTAAGTATCCCTCGTTGTTCTTTCTAATGACTTTGGATTAGTTAAATACAGACCATACCCTCTTCTGCTAAATAGAAAAACCGATGCGGACGTGATCTTCCGTGACGCTGCAGCCCTGAACATGACCGGCGCAGGATATGTTTGGATCGTCACGGAGCAAGCCTTAGATGCGCCGAACGCACCGGAAGGTCTTCTCggcttgaaattaattaacgcggagaaagaggaagCTCACATCCACGATAGTCTGTCAGTTCCTTTTTCTGATCCATACATTGGCGTGTAGCTTCGTGTCTAGATAATGTTGTCCGTGTTCCACCATCGAAAAAAACCGTGAGAGAATCTGGTACACGCGCATGTAAGACTTACGAGTCAAAAACTTCGTCGAGGCGCTAACGATACTTAGCTTGCGATTTTTTACGCGGACGCCAGCTGCTCTGTTACCTTAAGTACCAGGCTgtttcgaaagtttcgttATCTATTGAGGCGAATCcgaaatagtttttctttaTGCAAGTAAACTTTTGGGACAGACTGGTACGATCTTTCTTGCATCTAGCTTTCTCGTAGATGCCGCATGCTACAATTGCTTCTTTCTATTGCCATCGAGCAGTcctttcaaattgaatttaagatagttttgtattaaatataaatgcttAAATTAAGATCATCTTCATTCAGGAGCTGCTAACTCCTTCAGAATGAATAGTACGAAATATGATCACTATATCCTATGAGGAGACTATTAGTGgagatagaaattaatttccttcatCTGTAATTAGTGAGATGTATGTTGCAGGCTGGTACTGGTAAAAGCGTTGAACGAAATGAACAAAACAGAATTGATCACAGAGCCTCCAAAGGATTGCGACGATTCCGGCACCATTTGGGAAACTGGGAAAAGCCTGTTCGGGTATGATTTTCACTCCACTACTTGCATCTTTGCTAAATCAACAGGCTAAGATTTATGTTACCATGCCTTCTCATTTTAGATTTATCCGTAAACAAGTATTGCCGAACGGTACTACCGGAAACGTAGCTTTCGACGACAATGGGGACCGGATATTCGCCGAGTATCATATCATCAATATTcaggaaaaaggagaaagagtgtccgttggaaaatatttctacccCATTGTGAGCTATAAAGAAAATCATAGTATCGTAAAAAAGTATTGTggttattttaaagaattcgaGTAAGAAGAAATTTTATGTTGCAGTTAAACGTAGGACAGAATACCACCAAGATGAAGCTAATGGTGAACGAATCAAGCATAACTTGGCCTGGTCGGTCACGAACAAAGCCGGAAGGTTATATGATCCCCACGCATTTAAAAGTGCTCACGATCGAGGAGAAGCCGTTCGTCTATGTTCGCGAGATCTCAGAGACCGAATCCTGCCAACCAGAAGAGATTCTATGTCCTCATTTCAATGCCACTGAACACGAAAGTAAACAGTGAAATCTTCTACAGTTCTTTGATATAATCGACcgatgtattttataaacacttattttatttttatttattttcttagttttttttatttattttgaacccTTATCTATTTAGTAAAAACAAAActtcgttttaataatttttttaccgTCTTCAGGTACGAAAACATACTGTTGCAAAGGCTACTGCATGGACTTGTTAGAAAAGCTATCGGAGACCATAAATTTCACTTACAGTTTGGCTCTGTCTCCTGATGGACAATTCGGCAGCTACATGATTAAGAATATCTCAGGTTGAAAACTGTCTTTTAAACGCAATTATACCAATTTCATCAGTAGGAACAATATACTTAATGAATGAATGCTATATCAGGCGGCAAGAAAGAGTGGACTGGACTTATAGGGGAACTAGTCAACGAAAGAGCTGACATGATCGTTGCTCCTTTAACCATCAATCCAGAACGCGCCGAATTCATCGAGTTCAGCAAGCCTTTTAAGTACCAGGGCATCACTATCCTCGAGAAAAAGGTACGATCTTAAAATCATAATGAATTTctctgcagatttttatacaaagtaaATTTGGTCGCTCAGCCTTCAAGATCGTCGACCCTGGTATCGTTTCTGCAACCATTCAGCAACACACTTTGGATACTGGTGATGGTGTCGGTGCACGTAGTGGCTCTAGTTCTGTACCTCCTCGACCGGTTCTCGCCCTTCGGGAGGTTCAAGCTAGCAAACACTGACGGTACCGAAGAGGATGCTCTCAACTTGTCCAGCGCAATCTGGTTCGCCTGGGGAGTCCTACTCAACAGTGGAATCGGAGAAGGTATTGATCAAAACGACCTTAGAGATTTTAAAGAAACTGGAAAACAGCAAACACTAAAATCTGAAATTGGATCTATAAAAACATAATAgggacgaaaaaaaaagttgcCAACTGGATCGTTGTTCGAAACTTTTACTCCTAACATCGCATGCAATACGGAAATTAACATCCTTAGTATACAGTAAACTTTTACGTACAGCCTTCATGCTCTGATTTATGATGCCCCGCAACAATCTTCCTGAAGACTTACGGTCTTCAGCTCGGCGCAGCCACGTCCACTTTTACCTGTAATCAGTGTAAAaggaattctttattatactatGGAGCGTGTCCCCCATCTCCTAACGACCATTAACATTGAACCTCCAAGGAACGTATTTATAGCGACCGTTAATGTCTTCCTTTGCCAACGAAGGcataattaaatcgattaaacaaGGACAAAAATGGAATCACGCAATGATTCTTATGTGCTTCATATTAGCCACGTTTCAGCAACGAGAATGCTCGATGATACGGAAAATTACGACAGGTTGAACAGTTTGGATGACTTTTCAGCCGGTTTACAGTGGCCATTCCCAAATGTCAGAATTAATGGGGGAAGGGTGAATCTGAGATTAGAATAGTTTTGCATGACAAATGAGACTTTCTGTAATTTGAATAGGAACTCCGAGAAGCTTCTCTGCGCGGGTATTGGGCATGGTTTGGGCAGGATTCGCGATGATTATCGTTGCCTCGTACACTGCCAACTTGGCTGCATTCTTGGTGCTGGAACGGCCGAAAACGAAATTAACTGGAATCAACGATGCTCGCGTAAGAACTTGCACAATTTCTTATACGAAACTTCGAATTAAagataaatcaattatttctaaaaagatCTGTTCGCGTACAGCTGAGAAACACTATGGAGAATCTCACGTGTGCAACTGTGAAGGGCTCAGCAGTGGATATGTACTTCCGTCGACAGGTTGAACTGTCTAATATGTATCGCACCATGGAAGCAAATAATTACGACACTGCTGAGGAAGCCATCAGGGACATTAAAATTGGGTAGGGGTCATTGCCCTTAAAACAACATTTTGAAATCTTTAATGCGTGTAATACGAGAGAATAACAGGTAAAGATGTGACGATAAGTGATACCTTTTTCAGAAAACTCATGGCCTTTATCTGGGACAGCTCTCGGTTGGAATTCGAGGCTGCCCAGGATTGTGAATTGGTCACTGCAGGAGAACTATTTGGACGGTCTGGCTACGGAATCGGCCTACAAAAGGGCTCTTTGTGGGCGGATGCTGTGACCCTGGCTATTCTAGACTTTCACGAAAGTAAGAGTCACTTCACGCTGGTAATAACCAGTCACAACGTATTAGATCAATAGAgtaaaagtgtctacttttatttcaacccATTCAACCATAGTACTAAGCTAGCCTCATTATGCGTGACTCGAACCAAAATATGCGACCACGAGACCAGCTCCGCGTTTTGTACGTGACTTCTTAGCTATCCTcaagattaaaatttcaatccaCGTTTTATAGTTATGACGATCGAAGCACTGTGTTCGCATTGATGGCCACAGCCTAATAATACACCGGAATCTAATTTTTTACTACACTTTTCCCGTAGGCGGTTTCATGGAGAGCCTCGATACGCATTGGATCCTCCAAGGGAACATACAGCAATGCGAGCAACTAGAGAACACTCCAAACACGCTGGGTCTTAAGAACATGGCCGGTGTGTTCATAGTGGTGGGTGTAGGGATCATCGGTGGTATCGGTTTGATCATCATTGAGGTGGCATACAAGAAACATCAAATCCGCAAACAGAAGAAAATGGAACTGGCGAGACACGCGGCGGACAAATGGAGAGGAGCAATCGAGGTGAGGAAACCGAAGGGCGGATCTACCCTGGAGTAATCAAATCagttctttctcttttcttctgtTCGATATCTATCGTTGTCCTCTCCTCAGAATTGTGTGTTTATCAGTAAACCGCAGGCGGCTGGGAGGAAGTAGGAGCGACGACAAGAAGTTCTGAAAACTAGTAACGACCAGAAATTCGGCCAAGCACCAGTTTTTGCTTCTATCAGCTTTAGGGGATGAGGAATGTAATCGGGCTTCTTTATTGCCGCAGGATAGCATTATTTCTAGACAGTCAACAATCTCCACCTCTATATATTGCATCAGTATCGCTTTTGTTTACACGGGGTGAGCTTTCGGGTACGAACATCTGAACATTTTTAGCAGATTTTGGTGAACTGGTACCAGTGTTTTTACACTGGAACCAAAAGCTCCTGCTCGAATTCGACCTAATTTGCTGAAATTGCTTGGGTGTTCTATTTTTTCCAACTCACCCTTCATAGCTCTTGGTCacaagtatttattatatcagcTTTATCGTATTTACATGAGCTTCCAGTATCAGTTAAGCTACTATTAGAAGTACAAAGTATGACTGTAGCTCTTTGGGTGCTGGTACTTGCGAGTACACAAATTTTAGGTGCACTGAAAGAGCTCTTTATGCTTTAAAATACAGTGCAACGTAACTTGTAAGTCTAATAGATTTAGCTTAAGTAAAGAAACGAGTGCGATTTTTGCGTTAGTCATTATCCACGATTGTAATTCAGCCTAATTTTTCATGCAGAAACGGAAGACCCTGCGAGCCTCTATAGCAGCCCAACGAAGGATTCAAAGCAATGGCCTAAATGATCCTACGACTGTCAGCCTGGCGGTTGACACGGTAGCTAGATCTAACCTAACCCCACGGAGTCCTGGTCGGGCATGGCCAGGTGATAGTGACATTCGTCAGCGACCAATACCTCGGTCCGATGATATCAGACTGTCCCCTGCCGCCTACACGGCGGACGTTTCACACCTTATTGTGTGAGCGAACTGATTTTTTATAGATCACCTGTATCGTGAATATCAAAATGTTATCACTATCGTGAGAAGTTACGttagatatatatgtatatgtatatatacatatatgcggGCACAGAAGATTCTGTGTCGAGAGTGTGtttgttttatacaataaacaacGTTACTTTAAAACTTCTCGCGTAGCCTGTCATCATTCCCTTCTCGATTAACATCCTAGATTGATCGATCgttaaattataatcgatCATGCGCTATTTATAAAGACCATTATATATACACTTCCATTTCATTCCTTTCTGACTTCAATTGTACGCATGCAATCATACGATTAAACAACCGATTGTGTTGTTACATGCGCATTAGCTGTTACTTTCaacttgtatttttattcttgtagTTACGTATAGTGAAGAGCAAGGAATGACaatgaaaagttaaaaaattacgtttcCAACTTTGTTGTCTAACACCTCAAAACAATACAAGTCGATTCatcaaattagaaaaaatgatttatctcattttaaaaattatatactcaCTTTTACTCTTTCCTGTATGTAACTGCGTGACGTACCGtgtttaaacagaaatttgtGTTGCTTAGTTGTATCTATGTATATTCTATTCGCAACGTATCAACCATAACTCGAAGGTCTCATATGTTGtgaatataa
This window harbors:
- the Nmdar1 gene encoding glutamate ionotropic receptor NMDA type subunit 1 isoform X4, which produces MAKYEGALLFLLLIVLNDEIYNGQAEFQANNPTLFNIGAVLSNESRAHFEQKIKNLNLDSKYVRKGVSYTHTVIQMDSNPIKMALSVCNYLIAKRVYAVVVSHPLTGDLSPAAVSYTNGFYHIPVIGISSRDSAFSDKNIHVSFLRTVPPYSHQADVWVDLLKHFNYLKVIFIHSSDTDGRALLGRFQTTSQNLDADVEIKVQVDPIIEFEPGLENFTQQLIDMKLAQSRVCLLYASKTDADVIFRDAAALNMTGAGYVWIVTEQALDAPNAPEGLLGLKLINAEKEEAHIHDSLLVLVKALNEMNKTELITEPPKDCDDSGTIWETGKSLFGFIRKQVLPNGTTGNVAFDDNGDRIFAEYHIINIQEKGERVSVGKYFYPILNVGQNTTKMKLMVNESSITWPGRSRTKPEGYMIPTHLKVLTIEEKPFVYVREISETESCQPEEILCPHFNATEHESTKTYCCKGYCMDLLEKLSETINFTYSLALSPDGQFGSYMIKNISGGKKEWTGLIGELVNERADMIVAPLTINPERAEFIEFSKPFKYQGITILEKKPSRSSTLVSFLQPFSNTLWILVMVSVHVVALVLYLLDRFSPFGRFKLANTDGTEEDALNLSSAIWFAWGVLLNSGIGEGTPRSFSARVLGMVWAGFAMIIVASYTANLAAFLVLERPKTKLTGINDARLRNTMENLTCATVKGSAVDMYFRRQVELSNMYRTMEANNYDTAEEAIRDIKIGKLMAFIWDSSRLEFEAAQDCELVTAGELFGRSGYGIGLQKGSLWADAVTLAILDFHESGFMESLDTHWILQGNIQQCEQLENTPNTLGLKNMAGVFIVVGVGIIGGIGLIIIEVAYKKHQIRKQKKMELARHAADKWRGAIE